Below is a genomic region from Caldisericia bacterium.
GTTGAGGGTTTTGTCAATGATAAAAAGGTTGATTCAAAAGAGATAGATATAGTTGTGGATAAACTATCTCCAGAAATTATCGCAAAAGAAGAACAATACCTGAATGGCAAAAGGTTTTTAATCTTTAAAGTTCGTGAGGAGAATTTAAAAGATGTCTCCGTCTCAACGGGGGAGATTAAGGGTGTAGTATCTGAAAATAAGCTTTTAAAAACATACTATGTAAAGCTAAATCCTATAAAAGATGGCAATTATTATGTAAAAATAACAGCAGAGGATATGGCAGGAAACAAAAACGAAAAGGTTATATTGGTGCACTATGACACCACTCCACCAAAAATTGAATATATACATCCAAAGGATGGAGAGAAGGTCAATGAAAAAGAGATAACTATAACTGGGAGAATAAATGAGGATGCTTTTGTTTACATAAATGGTCAACCTGTAAAAGTGGTAGATAAAAAATTTGAGTTTCCAGTAACTCTATCCACTGGATTAAACTTATTTAAGATAAAGATCTGGGACCTCTCAATGAATACCAGCATATACTACCTAAACATTGTTTATGAGGGAAAGAGGATAATATTAAAGATTGGAGATACCACTGCATGGATAGGTTCTAATGTATATAAACTTGAGTTTCCTCCCTTTATAAAAGAGGGAAGAACCTTTGTTCCATTAAGGTTTATAGTGGAAGGACTTGGCGGTAAAGTGGAGTGGTATGGTGAAGAGAGGAAAATTGTGGTTAAGTTTGAAGATAATACTCTAACTTTATGGATTGAAAAAAGGGAGGCTTTGTTAAACAATGAAACTGTATGTATAGATCCTGAAAATGAGAATATTTATCCAATAATTTTGAATGGAAGAACATTCATACCTTTAAGATTTGTTGCAGAGAGTCTTGGATTTAATGTTGAGTGGGAAGGAGACACAAAAACCATTATCATATATAGAGATGATTAATCCCTCACTAACCTTAATTGACCTCACTCTTTCTCGGTGATAAACTATTTATTGGAGGTTAAAGAGATGAAAGAATATGGTACAGTGAAAGTCAAAAGAGGATTGGCTGATATGTTAAAAGGTGGTGTAATCATGGATGTCACAAATCCTGAACAGGCAAAGATTGCAGAAGAGGCAGGTGCAGTGGCAGTTATGGCATTGGAAAGGGTTCCAGCAGATATAAGAAAAGAGGGTGGAGTTGCAAGAATGGCAGATCCTGCTCTTATTGAAGATATAATGAAATCTGTTACCATACCCGTTATGGCAAAGGTTAGAATTGGACATTTTGTGGAGGCTCAGATACTTGAGGCACTTGGGGTTGATTTCATTGATGAAAGCGAAGTATTGACTCCTGCTGATGAGGAGCATCATATAGATAAATGGAAATTCAAAATACCATTTGTTTGTGGGGCAAGGAATCTTGGGGAGGCATTGAGAAGAATTGCTGAGGGAGCAGCAATGATAAGAACAAAGGGAGAGGCAGGTACGGGAAATGTTGTTGAGGCGGTAAGACACATGAGAGCAGTTATGGATGAGATTAGAAAGATTAAATCTATGACAGAGGATGAACTCATGGCAGAAGCAAAGAGAATAGGAGCACCCCTTGAACTTGTTATAGAAGTGAAAGAACTTGGAAGACTTCCCGTTGTAAAC
It encodes:
- the pdxS gene encoding pyridoxal 5'-phosphate synthase lyase subunit PdxS; protein product: MKEYGTVKVKRGLADMLKGGVIMDVTNPEQAKIAEEAGAVAVMALERVPADIRKEGGVARMADPALIEDIMKSVTIPVMAKVRIGHFVEAQILEALGVDFIDESEVLTPADEEHHIDKWKFKIPFVCGARNLGEALRRIAEGAAMIRTKGEAGTGNVVEAVRHMRAVMDEIRKIKSMTEDELMAEAKRIGAPLELVIEVKELGRLPVVNFAAGGIATPADAALMMQLGADGVFVGSGIFKSGNPRKRAKAIVDAVTYYDKPEILKEVSKDLGEPMVGIDIRTLKEEELLQKRGM